Part of the Kiritimatiellia bacterium genome, GCACCTGCCACGCTCGTCAGCAAGAGCGCGATCCAGATCCACCCGTTCCCGCGCGTCCACCTTTGCGTGCTCACCGGCTTTGCCCTCCACTGGGATCCCTTGGGGTACACCATCCAACTCCGAACATTGCCGCGCGCGGTTGGCGGCGTCAACGGCGAATCCGGATCGACGGCTACAGAGCGCGCCGGCGAAGCGAAAGGTTCGCCAACGCCTGCCCGCTCAGCCGGCCTCCGCACGCGGGAGTGCCACCGCGCGGAGCGAGACCCCGCCGAACTCGGCGTTCGGACACCGCGGCCGGCTGCCCGCACGCCGCCACCGTGACCCAGCGGCGGGCGTCCGACCCGCGGAAATCTCGCTCGTTCGCACCTTCCAATCCTTGGAACCGCAAGCGGAGGACGCGCTGATGAAAAGGATCACCTCGGAAGTGTGGGCGATGCGCGGAGAGGCGACATTGCGGCAGCGGCTGGCCGCGATGGGGCTGAACCCTGATGCGGTGATCCGCCCCGACGGCGACGGCGAACGATACGAGCGGCGGTTGCGCGCGCTCCTCCTCTGGGCAGAAGCCCATCGCCACCTCGGCAGCCGCGAGGCGATGCTGCACCACCGTTATCTTTTTCCGCCGGTCGACCCCGGCGCGGATGCCGACGAGGAGTGGGCCCGCTTTGAGGACTGGCTGGCGAGCGCCCGCCGAACGGAAGCGGCCGCCGCGTCCGTCTCCTACGGCTGAGCGGGACGGCTCGCGGCGCCGCGGCGGCCGGCGTCAGGTCTTCCCCATTTTCGCGAGATTTTCGAAGCAGCGCCGCACGCTCTCCATCGGCCGCTCGCCGGTTTCGTGCTCGACGATGTACCAGCGGGTGCCGCCGGTGGTCTCGCAGATCTCGAACACCTGCGCCCAGGGCACCTGGCCCTCTCCCACCGCGGCGCCTTTCGGCCCGCCATGTTCCTTCAAATGAATCGTCAGTGACCGGCCCGGATAACGCTTGAGCGTGGCGACCGGATCGCCGCCGCCGCCCAGGCAGTTGCCGGTGTCCAGCTGCATCACCACCTTCGGGCCGGCGTTTGAAAAGATCGTGTCCCACACCGTTTCGCCGTTCTCCAGACGACGAAAATCCCCACCGTGGGCGTGGTAACCGACGTACATCTGCTGCGCCGCGGCCACCTCCGCCTGTTGGGTGAACGTCGCTGCGGTTTTTCGGCAGGCCTCGACGGACTCCACACACGCTTTGGGCAGGCCCGGCACGATCAGGTAGGGATTGCCCAGCGTACGATTGAACTCGATGGTCGAGCCCAGCTGATCCGGCTGGATCGTTGGCCAGCCGGTGTGGGTGCCGCAGCACACCAGCCCGACGTCGTCCAGCATCGCCTTCAGCTGGGCGGCGGTGCGGCCGTGGTAGCCCGCAAACTCAACGCCGCGGTACCCCATTTTGGCGACCGCTGCGAGCACGCCCGGCAGGTCCTCGGCGCATTCGCGCCGTACCGAGTAGAGCTGAAGTCCGATCGGGATCTTTGCGCCGGCCGCCTGCAACCTCGCGGGCAGCGCGGCAAGTGCGGCGAGCACTGCGCTTTCCTTCAACCAGTCGCGACGGCGGATCAGATGCATCGTTCGTTCACCTCCCAGTCCCGGCGCAGCCCGACGCTTCGCCGGCCCCCTCATGCTATCCCAGCGGCCTCCGGCTGGCGAGCGTCGGCAGCTCAGGCGGACCGCGCACCTGGGGGCGCGCTCGTTAGCCGGCGCTGCAGCGCCGCGCCCAGCGCGGTTCGACTGGCCGAAAACGCCGCCGCGGCGTTCTCGCGATCGCCGTCTTCCAGCAGCCAGCAACCCTCCAGAAACGCCCGCACCGCCGGCGACTTCGGACCGGCCCGCGAAAGGCGCTCCCGCCAGCTCAGCTCTGCGGGCGTGAACGTTCGCTCGATGAACCCCTCGGGCAAAATGCGGCGCGCGACGACCGCCGACTCCTGAACCGAGTGGATCTGCAGCGTCTCCGTCCGGCCGTCGCGGAACTCGATCGCGATCTGCTGGCCGCGCTGCGAACGGAACGATGCCAGCACCGCGGCGGGCCAGCCGGTTGCTTCCGCGATCAACGCAGCGGCCTCCTCCAGCGGCGCGCGCTGCTCGGCGGCAAGGTCCGGCGAAGCCAGTTCCGTGGCCAACGCCGCCTGCGCGGCGGCCCACTGGCCGCGCAACGCGGCGTCGGCCGCGGTGTCGATCGCAGCGTCGCGACGCCGTTCGAGCTCGCGTCGCCGCACGGCCTCTAGCTCGCCGCGCAGCCGCCGGAGCAGCTCTTCCCGCAACGCGGCCGTCTCGGCGGCGTGCGGCCCGGCTGCCGCGCGTTCGATCTGCTCAATCGCCTCCGCGATCCGGCCGCTCGCGATCGCCTCGTCCGTCAGCCGTCGCATCTCCCGCTCCAGCTGTCGACGACGGACGCGCTGCTCCAGCCCGCTGTCCGCAATCCATTTTTCCACCTGGCGGGCGACCGGACTGTTCGGCGCCAGTTCGACGATCCGCCGAAAGCGCGCGAGTTGACCTTCCGGATCGTCGGGCCGGCTCCGCAGGTACTCGCGCGCCTCGCCCCACAGTCGCGCAAGACGCCGGCGCTGCTCCATCGTCAGCGGCGGGCGGCCCGGGGCGTGAAAGTCCTCCTCGCGCGGTGCGGGCAGGGGCGGCGCCGGCGCCGCGGAGGCGGTGGGAGGTTGATCCGCCGGTGGAGCCGGCTCCCCCGCAACCGGAATCGCCGGTTCGGTGGGGAGCGCCGGTTCCGTCCCCTCGGAGTGAGACGGTCGGCGGCGCGTCCACCAGTGCCCGGTCGCCACGCCCAGCACCAGCGATGCTGCAATGGCGCCGCCCACCAGCACCCGCACCGGCCAGGTCGCCCGGCTCCACCGTGAGCCCTCCCCGCCCGCCGCCGGTACGACCTCTGCCGCCGGCAGTGCGCCCAGCGCACCGGGGTAGCGAACCAGCAGCCGGTCAAACGCTGCGATTGCTTCTGCCCAGTCGGCGGGGCGCTGACGCCGGTCGCGCGCCAGCAGCTGACCCAGCAGCTCCACAAACTCCGCCGATAACCGCGGCGCGAAGGTGCGGGGATCGGGCAGCGGCTCGGTTGCGGCGCGCCGCAGCACCTCGACGAGCGAGGCGGCCTGATAAGGAATCTCGCCGGTCACCGCCGTGTACAGCGTGGCGCCCAGCGAGTAGATGTCGGACCGCACGTCGAGATCCTCGCGGCCCTCGGCCTGCTCGGGGCTCATGTAGTTGGGCGTGCCGAGCACTGCGCCGCTGAGCGTCTGAGCCTCGCTCTGGCCCAGACACTTCGCTAGCCCAAGATCGGCGAGCTTCGGTTCGCCGTGGGCATCCAGAAGGATGTTGGAGGGTTTGATGTCGCGGTGCAGCAGCCGCATCTCCTGCCACGCGTACTGCAGTGCGCTGGCCACCTTGCGACCAATCGCCAGCGCCTCGCCTTCGGACAGCGGCCCGTGCGTGCGTACCCGCTCGTGCAGCGAGGACCCCCGCACGTACGCCATCGCCAGATACACCACGCCGCTGTCCTCGCCGCCTTCGTACGCGGTAACCAGATAGGGGTGTTCCAGACGCGCCATCAGCCGCATCTCGCGGATGAACCGCTCCGCCGCCTCGGGAGAAGGCGCCAGATAACGGGAAAGCACCTTCAGCGCGACCAGCCGGTCCAGCGAGCGCTGACGCGCCAGATAGACCTCGCCCATGCCGCCCCGGCCGATCAGCCGGATGATCTGAAACCCCCCCACCACCGTGCCCGGCCCCAGGCCGCGGCGCGGCACCGTCTGCGACTCACCACAGTTCGGACAGCTGATGACCGTGCCCGCCGACTCGACGTCCACCTCGAGCCGCGTCTGACACTGGCGGCACTCGAATCGGATTTCCATCCGTGCTCCCGGCGCGCAGGGCCTGAATCATAACACATCGCGCCAACGCTGCCCCAGGCTCGCCCCACCCCCACCACCGCCGACGCCCTCCGACGCCCCGGTCGACGCGCCAAGAGAAGCCCACCGACTGGAAAACAGCGCGGTCCGCCGTACGCTGAGGCATGATCACATTGCAGTCGATGGTTCGGCGCGCCCGCCCGGCCGCCACCGGCCTCGCCGCGGCAGCAGGGATCGCCGCCGGTGTTGAACAGCTCGACTATGAGGTGCTCAGCTCCGAAGGTCCCCTCGAGCTGCGTCGCTACAACGCCCACGTGGTGGCCGAACTCGAGGTGGAGGGCGATCTGGAATCCGCAGGCAATATCGCGTTCCGCCCCCTATACCGCTTCATCACCGGCCACAACCGCGCCGGCCGGCACATTCCGATGACCGCACCAGTCGTACAGACGCCGGTGACGGATGCGCGTTGGCGGGTCGCCTTCGTGATGCCCAGCGGCAGCACGCTGGACCATCTGCCGCAGCCGGCCGACGAACGCGTTCGGCTGCGGGTGGTGCCCCTGCAGTGGGCCGCCGCGATCCGCTACTCCGGCAGATGGAGCCGCGATCGATTCGAGACGCACCGACGCCGGCTCGAGGCCTGGGTGGCCGCCAACGGTTGGACCGCGGTCGGCCCGCCGGTGTGGGCCCGCTACGATCCGCCCCTCATGCCGTGGTTCCTCCGCCGCAACGAAATCTGGCTGCCCTTGGCCGAACCCTCCCGTCCGCCGGCGCGGCCGCGATCACCGCCGAGCTGATTGCGGTCGATCCCCTTCTCGCCTAAGTTGCGGTACGTCGGCGGATCAAAGGGGAGCGGTGCCGTGAAGCCGCGAAACGCTCTGCGCTGGGTCGTGCCGCTGTTGCTGGGAGCCATCGAGGCGCCTGCAATGGTCCGCGTCGGCACCGCGATGGTGGACATCACGCCGACCTCCCTGCCGGTGGTCGTCAACGGCGGTTTTCTGAGCCGCACCGCCGACCGGATACGTAGCCCGCTTCGGGCGCGCGCACTGGCGATTGCCGACGGCACAACGACCGCGGTGCTGGTGGTGGTGGACTCCTGCCTTCTCGATCGGGTGTGGCTGGACGACGTGAAGCGCCGCGCAGCCTCCCGCACCGGGATTCCGGCGACGAACCTGCTCATCGCTGTCACCCACACCCACAGTGCTCCGGCCGCGACCGGCGCGCTGGGCACCGACCCGGACCCGCTGTATCCGCCGCTGCTTCGCGACCGGCTCGTCGAGGTGATCGCCGCCGCACCAGCCACTGTCGAACCGGTGCTCGTTGGTTTCACGCGCACCAATGCCGCAGAGTTTACCGCGCTGCGCCGCTGGTTCTTTCGGCCCGACCAGATGCGCGTCGACCCGTTCGGCAACTTGACCGTCCGCGCGACGATGCACGCGCCGCGAGAGGGCCTCGAGTACGTCACCGGCGAAACGGGTCCGGAAGACCCGGCGCTTGAGCTGATTTCGTTCCGTGCTCTCGACGGCCGTCCGGTCGCGGTGCTCGCGAACTTCTCGATGCACTACTTTGGGGAATCGGACGGCCTGAGCGCCGACTATTTCGGGCTGTTCTGCGAGGGACTCGCCGAGCAGCTCGCCCCCGAGCCAGCGGCGGGACGTGCACCATTCCTCGCGCTGCTGTCGCACGGATGCAGTGGCGACATCTGGCGGCGGGACTACGCGCGACCCGAGAGCTGGGACCCGACGCTGCGAATCGAGGACTACGCGCGCCGGCTGCGGGATCTGGCGGTGGCCGCGCTGCGCGAGTGTCCACACCGGGAAGCTGATCGCGTGCGCATGCTCGAACACCGGTTTGTGCTCCGCCGGCGCACACCCGACCGCGAACGGCTAGAATGGGCCCGGCGCATCGTCGAGGCGATGGGGGGCCGTGGCCCCACCAACCAGGTGCAGGTCTACGCGCGGGAACAACTCTGGCTGCACGAACAGCCGACCGCGGAGATCGTCGTTCAGGCGCTGCGGATCGGCGAGATCGCGATCGCCGCGCATCCCTGCGAGGCGTACGCGCTCACCGGCTTGAAGCTGAAGGCGCGCAGTCCATTGCCAGCAACGATGGTGATCGAGCTGGCAAACGGCGCCGAGGGCTACATTCCGCCGCCGGAGCAGCATCGGTTCGGCGGCTACACCACCTGGCCGGCACGCTCAGCCGCCCTCGAGGTCGGCGCGGAGCCTCGCATCGTGGAAGAACTGCTGCGGCTGTTGGAACAGGCCGCCGGCCGCCCCCGCCGCCCATGGATGCCGCCCCCCGGCCCCGCCGCGCGCACGGTGCTGCAGTTGCGCCCGCTCGCGTACTGGCGACTCAATGAGTTCACCGGCCCGCACGCGGCAGACGAACTGCGCAGCCGGGACGCGGTGTACGACGATCGGATCGCCTTCCACCTCGACGGACCACGGCAGCCGCAGTTCAACGAGGGCGACGCGCCCAACCGCGCGCCGCACTTCGCCGGTGGACGCCTCCGCGTACGCCTGCCCGGCGTCCGTACCGCATGGAGCGCATCGCTGTGGTGCTGGAACGGCATGCCGCCGACCGCGCGCGGCGTCGCCGGGTGGATGCTGTCTCGCGGCGACGACCACGAGCTGCCACCGAATGGTATTCACCTCGGTGTCGGCGGTACCAACGGCTTCGCCGGCCGTCTCATCGCGATGAGGGGGCGTGGCGCGCCCGCGGGCGGACCAACGCCGGTGGAGCGCTGGACCTGGCACCACGTCGCCATGGTCGCCAACGGCCAGTCGTTCAGCGTGTATCTCGATGGCCGGCTCGAAATCGAACTGCCGACGGCCGAAACACCGCCGGCCGGCGATCAGTGGTTCTTCGGCGGTCGAAGTGACGGCGAAGACAACTGGGAAGGACGCCTCGACGAGATCGCGGTGTTTGACCGGCCGCTCTCACCCGATGAGGTTCTCGCGCTCGCCGCGCGTCGCTGATCCGCCCTCGCCCCACCGCGCACCTCCCGGCGTCCGTTCCCATCGGAGGGAATCTCGGTTACCCGCCCTTGGCCGTCCACCCACAACCCGATCACGGGCAGCGCCGGGTAGCGGCGCTGGAGCACGGCGACGCCTCGCGCGGTCTGCTGCCGCTGTGCGCGCTCGCCCACCGGATTGCCCGCGCAGCCCGCATGGGCCACCAGTGCCAGACCGACGGATCCGTGGCGGCTGACGGAGATCTTGAGACGGCCGTACATCTCACGGCGCCGCGCACTGTCGCGCGAATCCCGAAACAGTCGCACCGGCCCGGCCTCCGTGATCAGATCCACGTACCGCACGCAGAACCGCCGCCGCAGATAGCGGATCACCGGAAGCTGTACGCGACCATCCATGCAGTTGATCGCCGAACAGAACCGCCCCTTGTTCATCGCCTCACCCCGACGGGCCCGACGGCCGGCCGCCTCCGTTGAAACCGCGCACCCACTGTGGCCCGCCGCGCGCTACGCGGTGATCGCCGCACAATGAGAAAACGGTCAACGCCCCGCACTTCCCTCCACGTCCGCAGGCGGCCAGCGCTACCACTGTTGCCCCCCTCCCCGCGCCGCCGGCGGCCCCACGCTGAGAGCCTGCCGCTCACCGCGGCCCTCCGCCGGACGCCATCGCCTCCGGGCCCACCCGCAGCGGCTCGCCCTCCCACTCCAGCGCGCCCAGATCCGGCGCCGTGCCGCGGAACGGGAATCCCAGCTCCACCCCGCGGTCCACCAGCGGGCAGTCGCCACCCGCCGGCGCAAAGTACGGCCACGGCCGCTCCCCTTCGCTGCGAAAACCGGCGGCGGCCGCCTCGAAGTTCTGCTCCGGCACATCCGTGATGTTCACGCAGAGGTTGTGCGTCGCAAGAATCTTCGTGGGCACCCCCCGCGCCATCGGCAGGAAGCGACGCGGCTGCGACGCCGGGGCGATGAATACGTTGTTGCGGACCACCCAACCGTTCAGCCGCTCCGCACTCCACGCGTCCACCACAAACCCCGCCCGCGGCCCCGCATCCGCGAAGAGCACGGTGTTGTGGACCGCCTCGATGCGCTCCGCCAGCCCCTCGTTCATCCAGATGAATCCGCGGTCCGCATTCTCGATCACGTTGTGATGGATCCATACCGGGCCGTGATTCACCCCCCCGTGATGCGTGTAGATCCGGCCACCCGGCTTCTCACATCGGATCCAGTTGTGATCCACCCGCAGGTGATTTCGCGGCCCCTCCACCGCATAGCTGTCGGTGAGCACGTTGTGGTGGATCCGTACGCTGTACTCACATCCGCGGCCGGCCGGGTCCGCTCCCTGGCCTCCCTTGGGCACCGAAACGCAACGGTTCAGATGGTTGAACGCAATTTCCAGCCCGAACTCGTTCTC contains:
- a CDS encoding heme-binding protein; this encodes MITLQSMVRRARPAATGLAAAAGIAAGVEQLDYEVLSSEGPLELRRYNAHVVAELEVEGDLESAGNIAFRPLYRFITGHNRAGRHIPMTAPVVQTPVTDARWRVAFVMPSGSTLDHLPQPADERVRLRVVPLQWAAAIRYSGRWSRDRFETHRRRLEAWVAANGWTAVGPPVWARYDPPLMPWFLRRNEIWLPLAEPSRPPARPRSPPS
- a CDS encoding right-handed parallel beta-helix repeat-containing protein; protein product: MNSRAAIRASWKVVALGVVTIAGHAETFYVAVEGVDEAARDGRSPAAAWRTLAYACERMPAGSHRIEVGPGEFVVLRPVRLRSDVAVVGAGRDATRLIASPDWPTAPKLTGLGPPEEFLIVLDGVTNVALRGLELASTPERLIAGAVWCARSLGVEIEHVRVRDFRWSGLAFELSRRVAVRDCELTNASRERHGYHGGLIRTRWVSDSEFANNRIVSTTGGAYGYKGSGHERVRIIRNRIEVEGEFSIESAHENEFGLEIAFNHLNRCVSVPKGGQGADPAGRGCEYSVRIHHNVLTDSYAVEGPRNHLRVDHNWIRCEKPGGRIYTHHGGVNHGPVWIHHNVIENADRGFIWMNEGLAERIEAVHNTVLFADAGPRAGFVVDAWSAERLNGWVVRNNVFIAPASQPRRFLPMARGVPTKILATHNLCVNITDVPEQNFEAAAAGFRSEGERPWPYFAPAGGDCPLVDRGVELGFPFRGTAPDLGALEWEGEPLRVGPEAMASGGGPR
- a CDS encoding serine/threonine protein kinase, translating into MEIRFECRQCQTRLEVDVESAGTVISCPNCGESQTVPRRGLGPGTVVGGFQIIRLIGRGGMGEVYLARQRSLDRLVALKVLSRYLAPSPEAAERFIREMRLMARLEHPYLVTAYEGGEDSGVVYLAMAYVRGSSLHERVRTHGPLSEGEALAIGRKVASALQYAWQEMRLLHRDIKPSNILLDAHGEPKLADLGLAKCLGQSEAQTLSGAVLGTPNYMSPEQAEGREDLDVRSDIYSLGATLYTAVTGEIPYQAASLVEVLRRAATEPLPDPRTFAPRLSAEFVELLGQLLARDRRQRPADWAEAIAAFDRLLVRYPGALGALPAAEVVPAAGGEGSRWSRATWPVRVLVGGAIAASLVLGVATGHWWTRRRPSHSEGTEPALPTEPAIPVAGEPAPPADQPPTASAAPAPPLPAPREEDFHAPGRPPLTMEQRRRLARLWGEAREYLRSRPDDPEGQLARFRRIVELAPNSPVARQVEKWIADSGLEQRVRRRQLEREMRRLTDEAIASGRIAEAIEQIERAAAGPHAAETAALREELLRRLRGELEAVRRRELERRRDAAIDTAADAALRGQWAAAQAALATELASPDLAAEQRAPLEEAAALIAEATGWPAAVLASFRSQRGQQIAIEFRDGRTETLQIHSVQESAVVARRILPEGFIERTFTPAELSWRERLSRAGPKSPAVRAFLEGCWLLEDGDRENAAAAFSASRTALGAALQRRLTSAPPGARSA
- a CDS encoding sugar phosphate isomerase/epimerase, which produces MHLIRRRDWLKESAVLAALAALPARLQAAGAKIPIGLQLYSVRRECAEDLPGVLAAVAKMGYRGVEFAGYHGRTAAQLKAMLDDVGLVCCGTHTGWPTIQPDQLGSTIEFNRTLGNPYLIVPGLPKACVESVEACRKTAATFTQQAEVAAAQQMYVGYHAHGGDFRRLENGETVWDTIFSNAGPKVVMQLDTGNCLGGGGDPVATLKRYPGRSLTIHLKEHGGPKGAAVGEGQVPWAQVFEICETTGGTRWYIVEHETGERPMESVRRCFENLAKMGKT